From Clarias gariepinus isolate MV-2021 ecotype Netherlands chromosome 2, CGAR_prim_01v2, whole genome shotgun sequence, one genomic window encodes:
- the snx33 gene encoding sorting nexin-33, producing MSLKAIALYTFQSENKEEISIQENEELVIFDENSVDGWLQGENSRGERGLFPASYVEIIRPRSNSNLTDYSLSPAGSPGKEPFFTSNTNTNYDDDDDYDDWDDWDDNSTVVEDEDPRRAAGANGHSQQSSYPNPNVQYRSRPRVERQDSMSSSRKGSMVGRNLNRFSSFVRSGVEAFVLGDVPMMAKIAESYTIEMGSCGPQWQESPQPFNCSIEDPTKQTKFKGIKSYISYRVTPSHTGRPVYRRYKHFDWLYNRLLHKFTVISVPHLPEKQATGRFEDDFIEKRKRRLILWMDHMTSHPVLSQYEGFEHFLMCVDDKQWKLGKRRAEKDEMVGAHFMLTLHMPKEHQDLQDVEERIDTFKAFAKKMDDSVMQLTHVASELVRKHLGGFRKEFQRLGNAFQSISQAFMLDPPHSSDALNNAISHTGRTYENIGEMFAEQPKNDLFHMLDKLSLYQGLLSNFPDIIHLQKGAFAKVKESQRMSDEGKMDQDEADGIRKRCRTVGFALQAEMNHFHRRREVDFKDMMQAYLRQQITFYQRVVQQLERTLHMYDSL from the exons ATGTCACTGAAAGCTATAGCACTTTATACCTTCCAGAGTGAGAACAAAGAGGAGATCAGCATCCAGGAGAACGAGGAGCTGGTTATTTTTGACGAGAACTCTGTAGACGGCTGGTTACAGGGTGAAAACAGTCGTGGCGAGAGAGGCCTCTTTCCCGCCTCGTACGTGGAAATCATTCGGCCACGTTCCAACTCTAACCTGACTGACTACTCTCTGAGCCCTGCAGGCTCCCCTGGGAAAGAGCCCTTCTTCACATCCAATACCAACAccaattatgatgatgatgacgattaCGATGACTGGGACGACTGGGACGACAACTCGACAGTGGTCGAGGACGAAGACCCTCGTCGGGCGGCGGGTGCCAATGGGCACTCGCAGCAGAGCTCATACCCTAACCCTAACGTGCAATACCGTTCCCGACCCCGCGTGGAGCGCCAGGACAGCATGTCCAGTTCCAGGAAAGGAAGCATGGTGGGCCGCAACCTCAATCGCTTTTCTAGTTTTGTGCGCTCGGGCGTCGAGGCGTTTGTACTCGGCGATGTGCCTATGATGGCAAAGATAGCCGAGTCCTACACCATCGAAATGGGTTCGTGTGGACCTCAGTGGCAAGAAAGTCCTCAGCCTTTCAACTGCTCAATCGAGGATCCCACAAAACAGACCAAGTTCAAGGGCATTAAGAGTTACATTTCCTACAGAGTCACCCCCAGTCATACTGGCAGGCCTGTGTATCGCCGTTATAAGCACTTTGACTGGCTGTACAATCGCCTGTTGCACAAGTTCACTGTCATTTCCGTCCCCCACCTACCAGAGAAGCAAGCCACCGGGCGCTTTGAGGACGATTTTATCGAAAAGAGAAAGCGGCGGCTCATCCTATGGATGGATCACATGACCAGTCACCCGGTCCTGTCTCAGTATGAGGGCTTTGAACATTTCCTCATGTGTGTCGATGACAAGCAATGGAAACTGGGCAAGCGTCGTGCTGAGAAGGACGAGATGGTCGGAGCGCACTTCATGCTCACTCTCCACATGCCTAAAGAGCACCAGGACCTGCAAGATGTCGAGGAGCGTATCGATACCTTTAAGGCCTTCGCCAAGAAAATGGACGACAGTGTCATGCAGCTCACGCACGTCGCATCCGAACTCGTCCGCAAGCATCTCGGTGGCTTCCGGAAAGAGTTTCAGCGCCTTGGCAATGCTTTCCAGTCCATCAGCCAGGCGTTCATGCTGGACCCTCCGCACAGCTCCGATGCCCTGAACAACGCCATCTCGCACACTGGTCGGACGTACGAGAACATCGGGGAGATGTTTGCAGAGCAGCCCAAAAATGACCTGTTCCACATGCTGGATAAACTTTCGCTGTATCAGGGCTTGCTGTCCAACTTTCCAGATATCATTCATTTACAGAAAG GCGCATTTGCGAAGGTAAAGGAATCCCAGCGCATGAGTGACGAAGGGAAGATGGATCAGGATGAGGCGGATGGTATCCGGAAGCGCTGCAGGACAGTGGGCTTTGCCCTGCAGGCCGAGATGAACCATTTCCACCGGCGCAGGGAGGTGGACTTTAAAGATATGATGCAGGCCTACTTACGCCAGCAGATCACATTCTATCAGCGTGTGGTGCAGCAGCTCGAGAGGACCCTGCACATGTATGACAGCCTGTAG